One Cedecea neteri DNA segment encodes these proteins:
- a CDS encoding aldo/keto reductase: MEYVNLGHSGLKVSRLCLGTMNMGSKQWKPWIFDESQSEPLIRHALESGINFIDLADFYSSGAGEEVVGNVLKRIARRDDLVLTTKVGYPIGTGFNNQGHSRKHIMESIDGSLKRLGTDYVDIYMLHYFDVNTPVEETWAAMNDIVRSGKARYVGVSTMYTWQLAKILWCCERYGYAKPINMQLQLNCAYREEEREMIPFCRDQGLGVSVFSPLARGLLSCDFTSVRNQTDFFTQEMYADITSRNVAQSVSHVAQLRGLPPAQIAQAWVLNHPGVDCMLVGADSVQQIDSAVAALGTPLDEDERYELERNYTPCDVINDYTAGKRIARESRAARGLFIDNVTTRNIA, translated from the coding sequence ATGGAATACGTCAATCTGGGCCACAGCGGCCTGAAAGTCTCTCGCCTGTGCCTCGGCACCATGAACATGGGAAGCAAACAGTGGAAACCGTGGATTTTTGATGAGTCGCAAAGCGAGCCGCTGATCCGCCACGCGCTGGAGTCCGGCATTAACTTTATCGACCTCGCGGACTTCTACTCCAGCGGCGCGGGGGAGGAAGTGGTTGGCAACGTGTTAAAACGCATTGCCCGCCGCGATGACCTGGTCCTCACCACCAAAGTCGGCTACCCGATCGGCACCGGCTTTAACAACCAGGGCCATTCACGCAAGCACATCATGGAAAGCATCGACGGCAGCCTGAAGCGCCTCGGCACCGACTACGTCGATATCTACATGCTGCACTACTTCGATGTGAATACGCCTGTCGAAGAGACCTGGGCGGCGATGAACGATATCGTGCGCAGCGGCAAAGCGCGTTACGTCGGCGTTTCCACCATGTACACCTGGCAGTTGGCGAAAATCCTTTGGTGCTGCGAGCGCTACGGCTACGCGAAACCCATCAACATGCAGCTGCAGCTGAACTGCGCCTACCGCGAAGAAGAGCGGGAAATGATCCCCTTCTGCCGCGACCAGGGGTTAGGCGTGTCAGTCTTTAGCCCTCTCGCTCGCGGCCTGCTGAGCTGCGACTTTACCTCCGTGCGCAACCAGACCGACTTCTTCACCCAGGAGATGTATGCGGACATCACCTCCCGCAACGTCGCGCAATCCGTCAGCCATGTAGCTCAGCTGCGCGGCCTGCCTCCGGCGCAAATTGCTCAGGCGTGGGTCCTGAACCATCCGGGCGTGGACTGTATGCTGGTTGGCGCGGATTCCGTCCAGCAAATTGACAGCGCAGTTGCCGCGCTCGGTACACCGCTGGATGAAGATGAGCGTTATGAACTGGAGCGCAACTACACGCCGTGCGACGTCATCAACGACTACACCGCAGGCAAACGTATTGCGCGTGAGAGCCGCGCCGCTCGCGGCCTGTTTATCGACAACGTAACCACAAGGAATATCGCATGA
- a CDS encoding TCR/Tet family MFS transporter, protein MNKALVVIFSTICLDAVGIGLIFPILPRLLEEVTHTPDIAHWIGIMTALYALMQFVFAPLLGALSDNYGRRPVLLVSLIGAAVNYLIMAFAPHLWMLLLGRAIAGLTSANVSVAMAYITDVTPADKRARRFGLFNAMFGAGFIIGPVLGGLLGDAWVRLPFIAAAVLNTVNLLMALLMLPESREPARQRFSFAVLNPLQPLRRIFTLKGLIPIAMVFFILSATGEVYGTCWALWGTDTFGWNGLWIGLSLGAYGICQTLTQALLPGPITRWLGERGAVLFGIASSCLALTMLAFVQAGWQVFLIMPLFGLGGVGTPALQALATRRVDEASQGQLQGILASAVSLASIIAPLGFSSFYFVVQDSWPGAIWLSVIVVYAIAVPLVLFSTRGRQAAQDPA, encoded by the coding sequence ATGAACAAAGCGCTGGTTGTCATTTTCTCCACCATTTGCCTGGATGCCGTCGGCATCGGCCTGATCTTTCCGATTCTGCCGCGCCTGCTGGAAGAGGTGACGCACACCCCGGATATCGCCCACTGGATCGGCATCATGACCGCGCTGTATGCCCTGATGCAGTTTGTTTTCGCCCCGTTGCTGGGGGCGCTGAGCGACAATTATGGCCGCCGTCCCGTGCTGCTCGTTTCCCTTATCGGAGCCGCCGTGAACTACCTGATCATGGCCTTCGCGCCGCACCTGTGGATGCTGCTGCTGGGCCGCGCCATTGCCGGGTTGACCAGCGCTAACGTCTCGGTGGCGATGGCTTATATCACCGACGTCACTCCGGCGGATAAACGCGCCCGTCGCTTCGGGCTGTTTAACGCCATGTTTGGCGCCGGATTTATCATCGGCCCGGTGCTTGGCGGCCTGTTGGGGGATGCCTGGGTGCGGCTGCCGTTTATTGCCGCTGCCGTGCTCAACACCGTTAACCTGCTGATGGCGCTGCTTATGCTGCCGGAATCACGCGAGCCTGCCCGCCAGCGGTTCAGTTTTGCCGTACTCAATCCCCTGCAGCCTTTGCGCCGTATTTTTACCCTGAAAGGGCTTATCCCAATTGCGATGGTCTTTTTCATTCTGAGCGCAACCGGCGAAGTGTACGGTACCTGCTGGGCGCTTTGGGGGACAGATACTTTCGGTTGGAACGGGCTGTGGATTGGGCTTTCTCTCGGCGCTTATGGCATTTGCCAGACGCTCACGCAGGCGCTGCTTCCCGGCCCGATAACCCGCTGGCTGGGGGAGCGAGGCGCGGTTCTGTTTGGCATTGCGAGTTCGTGTCTTGCGCTGACAATGCTGGCCTTTGTACAAGCAGGCTGGCAGGTATTTCTGATTATGCCGCTGTTCGGGCTGGGCGGCGTTGGCACCCCGGCCCTGCAGGCGTTAGCGACTCGCCGGGTGGATGAAGCCAGCCAGGGACAGCTGCAGGGAATTCTGGCCTCGGCGGTCAGCCTCGCGTCTATCATTGCCCCGCTGGGTTTCTCAAGCTTCTATTTTGTGGTGCAGGACTCGTGGCCCGGCGCTATCTGGCTGTCGGTGATTGTGGTGTACGCCATTGCCGTGCCGCTGGTGTTATTCAGCACCCGCGGCAGACAAGCAGCGCAAGATCCAGCCTAG
- a CDS encoding MFS transporter: MSHLTQQYTRMDDVPLNRFHIKIAGLTFGAHFTDGYVLGVIGFALAQIKPQMGLTPFWEGMLGSSALIGLFLGSLVLGWISDYVGRQKIFCFSFVVITLASALQFFATTPEQLFFLRVMVGIGLGGDFSVGHTMLAEFSPRKHRGVLLGSFSVIWTFGYVAAGFAGHFLTALGPDAWRWLLSSSALPALIILLMRIGTPESPRWLMGKGRREQAMAIVHKHFGPNVLLVDEAPVASKQRFMSLFGPKYRRRTAFNSLFFVCLVIPYFAIYTFLPSILQVMGLNNNFTTDLLLNALLIVGALVGILLTVVCSRRGFLIGSFVFLAACLVMLSIIPVSQSGWLILFFAAFTLVMSAVSNLVGVFPAESFPTEVRSMGVGFATSMSRLGSAIGTGLLPLAILNYGMQATTAMLALILIIGAVVSLAWAPETKGLTLVDAAHDPAQRHGNAAAEPAK, encoded by the coding sequence ATGTCCCACCTGACACAACAGTACACCCGTATGGATGACGTGCCGTTAAACCGTTTCCATATCAAAATCGCCGGCCTGACCTTCGGCGCACACTTTACCGACGGCTACGTGCTCGGCGTCATCGGCTTCGCGCTGGCCCAGATCAAACCTCAAATGGGGTTAACCCCCTTCTGGGAAGGGATGCTCGGCAGCTCGGCGTTGATCGGCCTGTTTCTCGGCAGCCTGGTGTTGGGCTGGATCTCCGATTACGTTGGCCGCCAGAAGATCTTCTGCTTCAGCTTCGTGGTGATCACGCTCGCTTCGGCGCTGCAGTTTTTCGCCACAACGCCAGAACAGTTGTTCTTTTTGCGGGTAATGGTCGGCATCGGCCTCGGCGGCGACTTCTCCGTCGGCCACACCATGCTGGCGGAGTTTTCCCCCCGTAAACACCGCGGAGTGCTGCTCGGTTCATTCAGTGTGATCTGGACCTTTGGCTACGTGGCCGCAGGCTTTGCCGGACACTTCTTAACGGCGCTTGGCCCGGACGCCTGGCGCTGGCTGCTCTCTTCTTCCGCCCTACCCGCGCTGATTATCCTGCTGATGCGCATCGGCACGCCGGAATCCCCACGCTGGCTGATGGGCAAGGGGCGACGAGAACAAGCAATGGCGATTGTCCATAAACACTTCGGCCCTAACGTGCTGCTGGTGGATGAAGCCCCCGTCGCCTCAAAACAGCGCTTTATGTCTCTGTTCGGGCCGAAATACCGCCGCCGCACCGCCTTCAACAGTCTGTTTTTTGTCTGCCTGGTGATCCCGTATTTCGCCATCTACACCTTCCTGCCGTCGATTCTGCAGGTGATGGGCCTGAACAATAACTTCACCACCGACCTGCTGCTGAACGCCCTGCTGATCGTCGGCGCCCTCGTGGGGATCCTGTTGACCGTCGTTTGCTCACGTCGTGGCTTCCTGATCGGTTCATTTGTCTTCCTCGCCGCCTGCCTGGTGATGCTCAGCATCATTCCGGTCAGCCAGTCAGGCTGGCTAATTCTGTTCTTTGCCGCATTCACTTTGGTGATGTCAGCGGTCAGCAATCTGGTGGGCGTCTTCCCGGCAGAAAGCTTCCCAACGGAAGTGCGCTCGATGGGCGTCGGTTTTGCCACCTCAATGAGCCGCCTCGGCTCTGCCATCGGTACCGGTTTACTGCCGCTGGCCATTCTGAATTACGGCATGCAGGCCACCACCGCCATGCTGGCGCTGATCCTCATCATCGGTGCCGTTGTCTCTCTCGCCTGGGCGCCTGAAACCAAAGGGTTAACCCTGGTGGATGCCGCTCACGATCCGGCCCAGCGCCACGGCAATGCCGCCGCTGAACCGGCTAAATAA
- the fae gene encoding formaldehyde-activating enzyme: MEMYIGEGFEGNGVNASHINIMIGPRSGVVGQAFSSSLASPSQGHCPFMVVIKPNVPAKPMTLYVNKAEISGELHGNATWGASQAAIAKAVTEALLDGTLPPEAEDNWCIVTANWVNPGCNDIDEVYHNNYRACRQAIRAAMGKLPQRSQIADALPQLGNPFYTPKA, encoded by the coding sequence GTGGAAATGTATATCGGAGAAGGGTTTGAAGGTAACGGCGTTAACGCCTCGCACATCAACATCATGATTGGCCCACGCAGCGGCGTGGTTGGCCAGGCGTTTTCCAGCAGCCTCGCTTCGCCAAGTCAGGGTCACTGCCCGTTTATGGTGGTGATCAAGCCTAACGTTCCGGCCAAACCGATGACGCTGTACGTCAACAAAGCGGAAATCAGCGGCGAGCTGCACGGCAACGCTACCTGGGGGGCTTCTCAGGCCGCCATTGCCAAAGCGGTCACCGAAGCGCTGCTGGACGGCACGCTGCCGCCGGAAGCGGAAGACAACTGGTGCATCGTCACCGCCAACTGGGTGAACCCCGGTTGCAACGATATCGATGAGGTGTACCACAACAACTACCGCGCCTGCCGTCAGGCCATCCGCGCGGCGATGGGCAAATTGCCGCAGCGCAGCCAGATTGCTGACGCCCTGCCGCAGCTCGGCAACCCTTTCTACACCCCTAAAGCCTGA
- a CDS encoding TetR/AcrR family transcriptional regulator — protein sequence MSVDRRTLNRLATRQKISNVATRLFLEKGFEQVTIDEIATAAGVGRMTVFNHFPRKEEMFFDREEEGLVMLRDALSQRDKNTGPLEALRRFAHQLIAHNSPVVAFSVAGQGFVSTIDNSPVLKARAREIRDEFTQALAHELAAGAGLEKSDPHTQLAAGLVLATWSAALIQAHRTFSQTLSNAAAATVFLDLIDRGTTGVIAAMKGTVYGKK from the coding sequence ATGTCCGTCGATCGCCGAACCCTTAACCGACTCGCCACCCGCCAGAAAATTTCTAACGTTGCCACCCGGCTGTTCCTGGAGAAGGGCTTTGAGCAGGTGACGATTGATGAAATCGCCACGGCGGCAGGGGTGGGGAGAATGACGGTGTTCAATCACTTCCCGCGCAAAGAAGAGATGTTCTTCGACCGCGAAGAAGAGGGGCTGGTGATGCTGCGCGATGCGCTGAGTCAGCGGGATAAAAACACGGGGCCGCTGGAAGCGCTGCGCCGATTTGCTCACCAGCTGATTGCGCACAATAGCCCGGTGGTGGCTTTCTCGGTGGCGGGGCAGGGATTTGTCTCGACGATTGATAACAGCCCGGTGCTGAAAGCGAGAGCCCGGGAGATTCGGGATGAATTTACCCAGGCGCTGGCGCATGAACTGGCCGCCGGAGCCGGTCTTGAAAAAAGTGACCCGCACACTCAGCTGGCGGCGGGCCTGGTGCTGGCCACGTGGAGCGCGGCGCTGATTCAGGCTCACCGGACGTTTAGCCAGACGCTGAGTAACGCCGCTGCTGCCACCGTCTTTCTTGACCTGATCGACAGAGGAACAACGGGCGTTATCGCGGCGATGAAGGGAACCGTTTACGGCAAAAAATAA
- the wzz(fepE) gene encoding LPS O-antigen length regulator Wzz(fepE) has protein sequence MSELRLKGTTRDDPRLFPLEAESHQEIDLIELLGMLYAAKKTIMSITLSAVLAGLCGSFLMPQKWSSQAVITPPEASQLIELQRATVQLTVLDVAVNNGAEHIYQNFLKDFDSLALREEYLANSNYVKQLVDTQNANDKAKLHRVIQGAAVKFKAVNNADPKLANATSYSSWTLSFTGPNAEESRNVLSGYIDFITRRVNQDTLQNLRYAVELKNAVEKDRLQLDKINLANQHKVNIQRLGYSLEVANAAGIKKPVYSHGQAVKDDPDYSVALGADGLAEKLKIESSLKDAAELNASVQNREHYLTKLAKVEFSDVHFQPFRYQMAPSLPLRKEGPGKTLIVVLATLVGFIGGSGFVLLRNIVSDHKKNSGVV, from the coding sequence ATGTCTGAACTTAGATTGAAAGGTACTACCAGGGATGATCCCCGTCTATTTCCTCTGGAGGCTGAGTCACACCAGGAAATCGATCTTATCGAGCTACTGGGGATGCTATACGCGGCCAAAAAGACGATTATGTCTATCACCTTGTCTGCCGTGCTGGCTGGTTTATGCGGCAGCTTTCTGATGCCCCAGAAATGGTCGAGTCAGGCCGTGATTACTCCACCAGAAGCGTCACAGCTGATTGAACTTCAGCGTGCAACGGTCCAACTGACCGTACTGGACGTTGCTGTCAATAATGGTGCTGAGCATATTTATCAAAATTTCCTGAAAGATTTTGATTCCCTGGCATTGCGTGAAGAGTATTTAGCTAACTCTAATTATGTCAAACAGCTTGTCGATACACAAAATGCGAATGATAAAGCTAAATTACATCGCGTCATTCAGGGGGCTGCTGTTAAATTTAAAGCAGTAAATAATGCAGATCCTAAGCTCGCAAATGCGACATCGTATTCTTCATGGACGTTAAGCTTCACCGGACCGAATGCTGAAGAATCCCGGAATGTGCTTAGCGGCTACATTGATTTTATTACCCGGCGTGTCAATCAGGATACGCTTCAAAATTTACGTTATGCCGTTGAGTTGAAAAATGCAGTAGAGAAAGACAGGCTGCAACTGGATAAGATAAATCTTGCGAATCAGCATAAAGTGAATATCCAGCGGTTGGGTTACTCTTTGGAAGTGGCCAACGCTGCCGGTATTAAAAAACCGGTATACAGTCATGGGCAGGCGGTTAAGGACGATCCTGACTATTCGGTTGCCCTGGGCGCTGACGGTCTGGCTGAAAAATTGAAAATCGAGTCATCGCTTAAAGATGCGGCAGAGCTTAATGCCAGCGTTCAAAACCGTGAGCACTATTTGACTAAGCTGGCGAAGGTCGAATTTAGCGACGTACACTTCCAGCCTTTTCGTTACCAAATGGCTCCTTCTCTACCGCTGAGGAAAGAGGGGCCAGGTAAAACTCTTATTGTCGTTTTGGCTACGCTAGTGGGCTTTATAGGCGGCAGCGGCTTCGTGTTATTGCGCAATATTGTGTCGGATCATAAGAAAAATTCGGGTGTTGTTTAG
- a CDS encoding NAD-dependent succinate-semialdehyde dehydrogenase: MSSFDALVRTGWYCNGEWRDADERYAVLNPATDEVVAQVANAGAKETEAAIAAAHSALPAWRALTAKARSQILQRWFALIMEHQAELAELMVTEQGKVLAEAKGEVAYAASFIEWFAEEAKRANGKTIPSTKAGNQILTFKEPVGVVAAITPWNFPLAMLTRKLGPALAAGCTAVIKPANETPLSAFALIVLAEQAGVPAGVINAVTGDTVAIGSTLMASPTVRKISFTGSTPTGKLLMRQAADTVKKLSLELGGNAPFIVFDDADIDAAVEGAMAAKFRNSGQTCVCVNRFYIQAGVYEQFVEKLAAAARALKVAPGLTPGAQQGPLIHQKAVEKVEAHVKDALEHGARLLCGGERHALGASFYQPTVLADATEAMLLAREETFGPLAACFRFSGELEAIERANATPFGLAAYLYTRDLARAFRVTQQLESGMVGVNEGIISTEVAPFGGVKESGLGREGSDCGLEEYLETKYVNLGGLL, translated from the coding sequence ATGAGCAGCTTTGACGCACTGGTTCGTACCGGCTGGTACTGCAACGGTGAATGGCGGGACGCCGACGAGCGCTATGCCGTATTAAACCCGGCAACCGATGAAGTGGTGGCTCAGGTAGCCAACGCCGGAGCAAAAGAAACCGAGGCGGCGATTGCCGCAGCCCATTCCGCCCTACCCGCCTGGCGAGCATTAACCGCCAAAGCCCGTTCACAGATCCTCCAGCGCTGGTTCGCGCTAATCATGGAGCATCAGGCCGAACTGGCGGAACTGATGGTCACCGAACAGGGCAAAGTGCTGGCGGAAGCCAAAGGCGAAGTGGCCTACGCCGCCAGCTTTATCGAATGGTTTGCCGAGGAAGCCAAACGCGCCAACGGCAAAACCATTCCTTCCACAAAAGCGGGTAACCAAATCCTCACCTTCAAGGAGCCGGTTGGCGTGGTCGCGGCTATCACCCCATGGAACTTCCCGCTGGCGATGCTGACCCGCAAACTCGGCCCTGCGCTGGCGGCGGGCTGCACCGCCGTGATTAAACCGGCGAACGAAACGCCGCTTTCGGCCTTCGCGCTTATCGTGCTCGCCGAACAGGCAGGCGTCCCGGCGGGCGTGATTAACGCCGTCACCGGTGACACCGTGGCAATCGGCAGCACGCTGATGGCAAGCCCAACGGTACGTAAAATCTCCTTCACCGGCTCCACGCCAACCGGCAAGCTGCTGATGCGCCAGGCGGCGGATACCGTGAAAAAACTGTCGCTGGAGCTGGGCGGTAACGCGCCGTTTATCGTCTTTGACGATGCGGACATTGACGCCGCCGTGGAGGGCGCGATGGCCGCCAAATTCCGCAACAGCGGGCAGACCTGCGTGTGCGTTAACCGTTTCTACATCCAGGCCGGCGTGTATGAGCAGTTTGTGGAGAAGCTCGCCGCCGCCGCTCGTGCGCTGAAAGTTGCCCCTGGCCTGACGCCGGGTGCTCAGCAAGGGCCGCTGATTCACCAGAAAGCGGTTGAGAAAGTGGAAGCCCACGTGAAGGACGCCCTTGAGCACGGCGCACGCCTTCTGTGCGGCGGCGAACGTCACGCCCTCGGCGCATCGTTCTACCAGCCTACCGTGCTGGCCGACGCTACCGAAGCCATGCTGCTGGCCCGCGAGGAGACCTTCGGCCCGCTGGCAGCCTGCTTCCGCTTCAGCGGTGAACTGGAGGCGATTGAGCGCGCCAACGCCACACCGTTTGGCCTGGCCGCCTATCTCTACACCCGCGATCTGGCTCGCGCCTTCCGCGTCACCCAGCAGTTGGAAAGCGGCATGGTTGGCGTTAACGAAGGCATAATTTCCACGGAAGTCGCACCTTTCGGCGGCGTGAAGGAGTCCGGTCTCGGCCGCGAAGGCTCCGATTGCGGGCTGGAAGAGTACCTGGAGACCAAATATGTGAATCTGGGGGGATTACTGTAG
- a CDS encoding LysR substrate-binding domain-containing protein → MRKLPSLSMLRVFEETCRTLSFSKAAQALCITQSAASRQIKQLEAFLGKLLFVRTHSGLELTQDAMLLLPVVRQSLDILEEGVCHVQLRNPLQHLRLQVAPTFATRWLAPRLVALRQRNGQLQIALISETRQKYSDFDCAIRFGTRQESEGRGQWLCHEKLLLVASPLLMIDGVFPPLASQPQLHILNGEIRLDNWSRWLEATGENDSLLSGGLEFSTEDQVINACVTGAGYAVLDRMMIRNELRGGLLVPLAELELESGNGYWLEVPQGKRELPRVGYFSDWVQAEIARFWGEEELVLS, encoded by the coding sequence ATGAGAAAACTCCCGTCACTCAGTATGTTAAGGGTCTTTGAAGAGACTTGCCGGACGCTTAGCTTTAGCAAAGCGGCGCAGGCCTTGTGCATTACCCAGAGCGCGGCCAGTCGGCAAATCAAACAGCTCGAAGCGTTTCTGGGCAAACTGCTCTTCGTGCGTACCCACAGCGGGCTGGAGTTGACCCAGGACGCGATGCTGCTGCTGCCGGTGGTGCGTCAGTCGCTGGATATTCTTGAAGAGGGCGTGTGCCACGTTCAGCTACGCAACCCACTGCAGCACCTGCGTCTCCAGGTTGCCCCGACTTTTGCCACGCGCTGGCTGGCTCCGCGGCTGGTGGCACTTCGCCAGCGTAACGGGCAGCTACAAATTGCCCTTATCAGTGAAACCCGGCAGAAATACAGTGATTTTGACTGCGCTATCCGTTTTGGCACCCGCCAGGAAAGCGAAGGACGGGGACAGTGGCTGTGCCATGAAAAGCTGCTGCTGGTTGCCAGCCCATTGCTGATGATCGACGGGGTTTTCCCACCGCTGGCCTCACAGCCGCAGCTGCATATTCTGAATGGCGAGATTCGGCTGGATAACTGGTCGCGCTGGCTGGAGGCGACGGGAGAAAACGACAGCCTGCTTTCCGGCGGGCTTGAGTTCAGCACCGAGGATCAGGTGATCAACGCCTGCGTGACCGGGGCGGGTTACGCAGTGCTAGACAGGATGATGATTCGCAATGAGCTACGTGGCGGGTTATTGGTGCCGCTGGCGGAGCTGGAGCTTGAAAGCGGGAACGGCTACTGGCTGGAGGTCCCCCAGGGCAAGCGGGAGCTGCCGCGTGTCGGTTATTTTAGCGACTGGGTTCAGGCCGAAATTGCCCGGTTCTGGGGGGAAGAAGAGCTGGTATTGTCGTAA
- a CDS encoding AraC family transcriptional regulator produces the protein MSWLSADADFNPDALNNSVIGVQAELGDHDSGLHRHRMGQLLFTREGCVKLTLDEGRVLSLLPPGKVAWLPGGVSHRAEMKSSVAYRSIWFDTKRYPTLPANAQVLNVTPLLNELLERISASPWETDWEQGTSMHLAALCVAELHAAREEPMTLRFPQDKRLRHLTGDTLPPQLNELAAVTGASERTIGRIFLRETGLSYQPWRQQWRLMKAVEMLASHARVTVVAGELGFSSDSAFIYFYRSMTGQTPGMLTAKQA, from the coding sequence ATGAGTTGGCTAAGTGCGGATGCAGACTTTAACCCTGATGCGCTCAATAACAGCGTGATTGGCGTGCAGGCTGAACTTGGGGATCATGATTCCGGGCTGCATCGGCACCGGATGGGCCAGTTGCTGTTTACCCGCGAAGGCTGCGTGAAGCTCACGCTGGATGAAGGCCGGGTGCTCTCTTTGCTGCCACCGGGTAAAGTCGCCTGGCTCCCCGGCGGCGTTAGCCATCGGGCCGAAATGAAAAGTAGCGTGGCCTACCGCTCAATCTGGTTCGACACAAAACGCTATCCCACGCTGCCCGCCAATGCGCAGGTGCTGAACGTCACGCCGTTGCTCAATGAACTGCTGGAGAGGATTTCGGCCAGCCCCTGGGAAACTGACTGGGAACAAGGCACCTCGATGCACCTGGCCGCTCTGTGCGTGGCGGAACTGCATGCCGCAAGGGAAGAACCAATGACGCTGCGCTTCCCGCAGGATAAACGGCTGCGTCATCTGACGGGCGACACGCTGCCGCCGCAGCTCAACGAACTGGCCGCCGTGACCGGCGCAAGTGAACGCACGATTGGCCGTATTTTCCTCCGGGAAACCGGCCTCTCCTACCAGCCATGGCGGCAGCAGTGGCGCTTAATGAAGGCGGTGGAAATGCTGGCCAGCCACGCGCGGGTTACCGTTGTAGCCGGAGAACTCGGTTTTTCCAGCGACAGCGCCTTCATCTATTTTTACCGCAGTATGACCGGCCAGACCCCGGGCATGCTGACGGCGAAACAGGCTTAA
- a CDS encoding multidrug effflux MFS transporter — protein sequence MALLTALLMFPQVVETLYSPALTDIARHFSVTAVDAGWTLSLYFFGFAAGVLFWGRICDLLGRKPALLLGLLCYAAGAVAALMTSHFMLLLVARMLAAFGAATGSVVTQTVLRDRFSGSELARIFSFMGIALAVSPALGLWLGGMIVSAAGFEGVFYLLAGLAIALLVWSTWQLEETRPPKHARQGVIAVMWRLLRDRQIWRATGLVALFNISLFSYYSQAPFLFQSLGFGPRAFGLTGSVLALGSLTGAQLNHLLMKRNLNAKALLNLASGIGLVGSLSVWGLMHNLWFLAPMFLVMIAFSMAIPVVLGTALSAYADCRGTAGALFGFAYYLPIGMGLMVSGWVQQLGMTLVVCAVGVVLVGRGYRPG from the coding sequence ATGGCGCTTTTAACGGCGCTGCTGATGTTTCCGCAAGTGGTGGAAACGCTTTATAGTCCGGCGCTGACCGATATCGCCCGGCATTTTTCTGTTACTGCCGTGGACGCGGGCTGGACGCTCTCGCTGTACTTTTTTGGCTTTGCCGCCGGTGTGCTTTTTTGGGGGAGGATCTGCGATCTCCTGGGCCGTAAACCGGCGCTGCTGCTGGGGCTGCTTTGCTATGCGGCAGGTGCGGTTGCTGCACTGATGACGTCGCATTTTATGCTGCTGTTGGTGGCCCGGATGCTGGCAGCTTTTGGAGCAGCAACAGGATCGGTCGTGACTCAAACGGTGCTGCGAGATCGTTTTAGCGGCAGCGAACTGGCGCGGATCTTTTCCTTTATGGGCATCGCGCTGGCGGTGAGCCCGGCGCTGGGACTTTGGCTGGGTGGGATGATCGTTTCTGCCGCAGGTTTTGAAGGCGTCTTTTACCTGCTGGCTGGTTTGGCGATTGCTCTGCTTGTCTGGAGTACGTGGCAGCTTGAAGAAACGAGGCCGCCAAAACATGCCCGGCAAGGGGTTATAGCGGTGATGTGGCGTCTGCTGCGGGACAGGCAGATCTGGCGGGCAACCGGGCTGGTGGCGCTGTTCAATATCAGTCTGTTCAGCTACTACAGCCAGGCCCCTTTCCTGTTTCAATCCTTAGGTTTTGGCCCCAGGGCTTTTGGCCTGACCGGGAGCGTGCTGGCGCTGGGATCTTTGACGGGAGCGCAGCTTAATCATCTGCTGATGAAACGAAATTTAAACGCCAAAGCGTTGCTGAATTTAGCGAGTGGCATCGGGCTGGTGGGAAGTCTTAGCGTCTGGGGATTGATGCACAACCTCTGGTTTTTGGCACCAATGTTTCTGGTGATGATCGCGTTCTCAATGGCGATTCCGGTGGTGCTCGGCACTGCGCTTAGTGCCTATGCCGATTGCCGGGGAACGGCCGGGGCGCTTTTCGGTTTTGCTTACTATTTACCGATCGGCATGGGCCTGATGGTGTCCGGCTGGGTTCAGCAGTTGGGGATGACGCTGGTGGTTTGCGCCGTGGGTGTGGTGCTCGTGGGGCGGGGATATCGGCCAGGGTAA
- a CDS encoding LysE family translocator: MSVTDALLAFTLAATLLTLTPGLDTALILRTAAAEGGKKAFHAALGIDVGCFVWGALVAFGLGALLAVSEFAYSLLKWCGAAYLCWLGIQLLLRPRQSFSLASAESTRANNWFLRGMLGNVLNPKMGVFYVSFLPQFIPSGHSPILWTFLLVSIHAVLGTLWSLTLILATRYASGVLRKPGVVKWMDRVTGCVFLLFAAKLAISRR; this comes from the coding sequence ATGTCCGTCACCGATGCGCTTCTTGCTTTCACGCTAGCCGCCACGCTGCTCACGCTTACCCCCGGTCTTGATACCGCGCTTATCCTGAGAACCGCCGCCGCCGAAGGGGGCAAAAAAGCTTTTCATGCCGCGCTGGGCATCGATGTAGGTTGTTTTGTCTGGGGGGCGCTGGTTGCCTTCGGGCTTGGCGCTCTGCTGGCGGTGTCTGAATTTGCCTACTCTTTGCTGAAGTGGTGCGGTGCCGCGTATTTATGCTGGCTGGGTATTCAGCTGCTGTTGCGCCCTCGCCAGAGTTTCAGCCTCGCTTCAGCGGAATCAACCCGCGCCAATAACTGGTTTTTACGCGGCATGCTTGGCAACGTGCTTAACCCGAAAATGGGTGTGTTCTACGTCTCTTTCCTGCCGCAGTTTATCCCCTCCGGCCACTCCCCGATCCTCTGGACTTTCCTGCTGGTTTCTATTCATGCGGTGCTCGGCACACTGTGGTCCCTGACGCTGATCCTTGCCACGCGTTACGCTTCCGGCGTGCTGCGAAAGCCCGGGGTCGTAAAGTGGATGGATCGCGTTACCGGCTGCGTGTTCCTGCTGTTTGCCGCGAAGCTGGCCATCAGTCGGCGTTAA